The sequence TAATAAGGCTCCTTGTTCCCTAGTTGCTGATAGGACCGTTGACGGACTCGATGACGTGGTCGACGATTCCATACTCCTTGGCCTGCTGGGCGGTGAACCAGCGGTCACGGTCAGAGTCCTTGGTGATCTGCTCGAAGGTCTGGCCGGTGTGCTCAGCGATGAGCTCAGCCATCTCACGCTTGGTCTGCGCGAACTGCTCAGCCTGGATGGCGATGTCAGCTGCGGTACCACCGACACCAGCGGAAGGCTGGTGCATCATGATGCGCGCGTGCGGCAGAGCGTAGCGCTTGCCCTTGGTGCCGCCGGAGAGAAGGAACTGACCCATGGAGGCAGCCAGGCCCATGCCATACGTAGCCACATCGCACGGCGAGTACTTCATCGTGTCGTAGATGGCCATGCCCGCAGTGACAGAGCCACCCGGCGAATTGATATAAAGCGAAATGTCGCGAGTGGGGTCCTCGGCAGACAGCAGGAGGATCTGGGCGCAAAGCTTGTTCGCAATCTCATCATCGACCTGGGTTCCCAGGAAGATAATGCGCTCGCGCAACAGCCGCTCGTACACGCTATCGCTCAGATTCATACCCGTAGACGACGAGTTCATTGAAATCTTCTCAGACATTAGTGGTTCTCCTTCAAGTGAAGAATGCTTTAACTGGCCCCACCTTACCGGCATTCCTCTCAAACATGGCCTCTGTTCGCTATGAGCGTTGGGGCACAGCGCCAAAGGCACATACGGAAGCTGGGTTAACATTTACTCATGTCTGTTTCTGAGCTGTCCACCAGTACCCAGAACTATTTGAAAGCTATCTGGGGGCTAAAGGAATGGTCATCCGAGCCCGTTACCGCCACACTTATAGCGAAACAGCTGGGACTCAAGCTCTCCTCGGTTTCCGATGCAGTGCGCAAAATGGCGAAGCAAGGGCTCGTGTCACACACGCCCTATGGCTCTGTGGAGTTAACCGAACTTGGCAGGCAGTACGCATTGGTCATGGTGCGCCGTCACCGATTGCTTGAGTCTTTTTTGGTTCAAGCATTGGGCTACACCTGGGACGAAGTCCATGATGAAGCCGAAAATCTCGAACACGCGGTGTCTGACATGCTCATAGAACGTGTGGATAAGTTCCTTGATTACCCCACTAGGGATCCGCACGGCGATCCTATCCCTACGGTTGACGGACAGATCACAATCCCCAGTGCGCATCGCCTCACCGACAGCGGTGCACAATCGCAGGTGACCGTGGAACGCATTTCTGATTCCGACCCACAACTGCTGAAGTTCCTTGAAGAGCGCGGCATTGTCACTGGGGCTGTTCTTAGCACGCGCGAGGGAGCGCCCTTTTCAGATTCTCTCGAAATACAGGTGGCCGGCAGCACTCAGTGGGTAGTACTTGGACGCCCAGCTACCGACGCAGTGTTTGTAGCACACCACAACCTTTAGACCTTCCCCTTTGCATTAATCCTGCTCTCACCTGCCCTTTTCAAAACTACGTTAGACCGTAGTTGCAACTACGGCATTGCGTAGTTAGTCTTTTCGAATATCACCTATCCCACTTATGGCTAAGGCCAGGATGAGCAGGATTGCCATGTCAGACTCACCAGATTTGGTGTACTTTTCCAGCGTTTCAGAAAACACGAAAAGATTCGTCGAACGCTTAGATAGACCCGCGGTGCGCATTCCACTGCGCCCCAAGAAAACCGGGATGATCCAGGTATCACACCCGTACGTACTCATCGTTCCCACCTACGGCGGCGGCTCGCTCAAACGCGCAGTCCCCAAACAGGTCATCGACTTCCTCAATGACCCAATCAACCGCTCCTTTATCCGGGGCGTTATTACCTCAGGGAATACCAACTTCGGAAGTGCTTACTGCGTCGCCGGACGCATCATTTCCGCCAAGTGCCACGTACCGGAGCTGTATCACTTCGAGCTTCTCGGCACCCAGAGAGACATTGCCGCCGTAAAGCAGGGCCTTCAAAAGTTTTGGGAGCAGCAAAAGCAGCTAACGATGACACCCCATTAATCCCCCACAAGATGAAGAACACATCCGCATCACACAGATTGGAAAACACAATGTGGCCTCTCGATGCCACCCCCACACAGACTAATGGCGCTACGCCCCGCACCGCTTCAGCAGACAATGCCGGCGGTGTCGGCAAGCGCAAGAGCTACCACGCACTCAACGCGCAGCTGAACTTGTTCGACGCTTCTGGAAAAATCCAGTTTGACAAGGACATTCAGGCAGCACAAGACTATGTCACGCACCATGTCGCTCCCCGCATGCATCAGTTCGATTCCACCAAGCAACGCTTGGAATGGTTGGTTGATAATGAGTACTACGAGCGGGATTTCCTTGAGCTTTATGATGACGCCTTTCTGTGCGCCATGTATGACAGAGCTCATCGAGCTAAGCACCAGTTCCGCACCTTCCTCGGCGCATTTAAGTTCTTCACTTCATATGCACTGAAAACCTTTGATGGCTCCCGATTCCTAGAAGGCTACGAAGAACGCGTCGCCACCACAGCTTTATACCTTGCGCAGGGCGACGAAGAGCTCGCAGAAAAGCTGGTGGATGACATCATGACCGGACGCTTCCAGCCCGCCACCCCTACTTTTCTCAACGCAGGCAAAGCCCAGCGCGGCGAAATGGTCTCCTGCTTCCTCCTGCGAATCGAAGACAATTTGGAGAGCATTGGCCGCTGCGTGAACTCTGCACTGCAACTATCAAAGCGCGGTGGTGGAGTGGCCCTGTTGCTGAGCAATCTGCGCGAATCCGGAGCCCCGATCAAAAAGATTGAGAACCAGGCTTCCGGCGTAGTCCCAGTCATGAAGATTCTCGAAGATAGCTTCAGCTATGCCAACCAATTGGGCGCCCGGCAGGGCGCTGGAGCCGTCTACCTGCATGCGCACCATCCAGATATTCTTCGCTTCCTGGATACCAAGCGGGAAAATGCCGATGAGAAAGTCCGCATCAAGACTCTTTCGCTGGGGGTTGTTATTCCAGATATAACCTTCCGGCTGGCCAAAGAGAACAAGGATATGCATCTTTTTAGCCCGTATGACATCGCTCGCGAGTACGGCGTAGCCATGTCTGACATGTCCATCACCGAGTACTACGACGAGCTGGTTGCCAATCCGCGAATCTCTCACACGACCATTAAGGCCCGCGAGTTTTTCACCACGCTGGCTGAGCTTCAGTTTGAATCCGGATACCCCTACATCCTCTTTGAAGATACGGTCAACCGCGCTAATCCCCTCAAAGGACATATCAATATGTCCAACCTGTGTAGCGAAATCCTCCAGGTCAACACGCCATCGACCTACGGAGCTTCGGGTGACTACACCACCGTTGGCCAGGATATTTCCTGCAATCTAGGTTCGCTTAACATTGCGAAGGCTTTTGAATCGCCGGACTTCGGGGAGACCGTCGAAACCGCAGTGCGTGCCCTCACGAAGGTGTCAGACCTGACGAATATCGAAGCTGTTCCCTCCATCGCTCACGGAAATGCTTCCATGCATGCCATTGGTCTGGGCCAAATGAATCTCCACGGCTTTCTTGCTTCACAGCGTATTCCTTATGGCTGCGCCGAGGCACTGGACTTTACAAATATCTATTTCCTCACGGTGACCTACCATGCGCTCCGCGCATCCCATGCACTCGCGGTTGAAAAAGGTCAACGATTCACAGGCTTTGAAGAATCCACCTATGCCACTGGCGCCTACTTTGACAAATACATCGACCAAGACTGGGCGCCAGCCACTGAACACGTAAAACAGCTCTTCCATGAAGCAGGCGTGCAGATTCCTCAACGCGAGGATTGGCTACGGCTCAAGAATCAAGTGATGCGCGACGGCATCTACAACGCCTACTTGCAGGCAGTTCCACCCACTGGATCAATTTCCTACATCAATGACTCCACCGCGTCCATCCACCCAATTGCCTCCAAAATTGAAATACGCAAGGAGGGCCGCTTGGGGCGCGTGTACTACCCCGCGCCGGAAATGACCAACGACAACCTGGAGTATTTCGATGACTCCTACGCCGTGGGATACGAAAAAATCATCGACACCTACGCCATGGCCACCCAACACGTGGACCAAGGGCTTTCCCTGACCTTGTTCTTTACCGCTGATACCACCACGCGGGACATCAACAAGGCACAAATCTATGCCTGGAAAGCCGGAATCAAGACCCTCTACTACATCCGTTTACGCCAATCCGCGCTCCAAGGAACCGAGGTCGAAGGCTGCGTCTCCTGTGCTTTGTAGGAGCACGGTCCTCCCCCTTGTCCACAACCATTCACTCAGAAAGAAAGAAGCTATGTCTTCAACATCGAATAGTGCTGAACTAACTAGCATTTCAGTTACTCCGCCGAGCTACCGGCATGATCCTTCAGCCCGCATCCGCGCCATCAATTGGAACCGCGTGAGCGATGACAAGGATCTTGAAGTGTGGAACCGTCTCACCGCCAACTTTTGGTTGCCAGAGAAGGTCCCGCTTTCTAATGATCTCCCGGCGTGGCAGAAGATGACACCCGAGGAACGCAACCTCACCATGCGGGTGTTCACGGGACTCACCACCCTGGATACTGTCCAGGCCACCGTGGGTGAAATCTGTCAGATTCAAGATGCCCGCACCGAACACGAGGAGGCCGTGTATACCAATATCGCCTTCATGCAGTCAGTCCATGCCCGTTCATACTCTTCAGTGTTTTCTACCCTGAGCAGTACAAAGGAAATTGATGAAGCATACCGCTGGGCGGTGAATAACGACCTTCTCCAGGCACGCGCCAAGAAAGTGCTCGCGCACTATTTTGGGCCGGATCCACTCAAACGCAAGGTGTCATCGACGCTGCTTTCCTCGCTGCTTCTCTACGCGGGTTTCTATCTTCCCTTGCACTTTTCTGTCCACGCCACCCTGACAAATACGGCAGACATGATTCGCCTCATTCTGCGTGACAAGGCAGTGCACGGCTACTACTCGGGTTACAAATATCAGCGCGGTCTGGAATCCACGACCCCGCTACGGCAGAAGGAGATGCATGATTTCACCATTTCTTTGCTCGAAGAGCTTTATGCACTAGAGCTGGACTATTCCGGCGAGCTATATGAGCCTTTGGGACTCATGGATGATGTAGCCGTGTTCGTTCGCTATAACGCCAATAAGGCACTCATGAATTTGGGCTACCCGGATTATTTCCCGCCCGAAGAAACGGAAGTGAACCCAGAAATCCTCGCGGCCCTAGCCCCCGGAGCAGATGAGAACCATGACTTCTTCTCCGGATCTGGTTCCTCCTATGTCATTGGTACTGCTGAAGAAACGAGTGATGATGACTGGGATTTCTAAACCTTTTCCGCGACCAGACCAAGGAAGCTGGCTTGAGACCATCGCGCTTTTTGAAGCCATCCGCGAAGGAAACCAACCCGCAGCCATGCGGCTGTTGAATACATCCGCCGCACGAGAGGCCGTCCTCGGGGGGCTTCTAGGACTCATCGAACTGTACTTCCGCCATGAAGAAGGAGACAAAGTAGATGGCTTCCTCACCGCCGCCCACGCTGCCGGCCCACCACCGGCCTTTGGCTGCAAGCCTTTTCTCCCTTGACCACGTCTCCCTACACCCAACTAAGAAAGAAGGTTTACCATGACCACCCCACGTATCAGCGTTATCGTCGGCAGCCTGCGCCGAGAGTCATTTGCACGCAAGATTGCACACGAGGTGCTCACGATGATCCCTGAAGGCTACGAGGCAAACATCGTGGAAATCCGTGACTTGCCGCTCTATGACTTCGACTACGATGACCCCGCCGTCACGGACAAGCCCACTCCGGCTGAGTACACCACCTTTCGCGAGACCATCAAGAACTCGAGCGGGATCCTCTTCATTACGCCAGAGAACAACCGCACTATCCCTGCCTGTCTCAAAAACGCAGTGGACATCGGCTCTAAGCCCAACTCAGATGTGGCGTGGAAGAACCTTCCCGCAGGTATCATTAGCCACTCTGTAGGCCGCATGGGCGGCTACAGTTCACAGAAGAACCTTCGCCTCGCCCTGTCCTACTTCGATATGCCGCTCCCTGGTCAGCCCGAAGTATTTCTGGGCCAATCCCCCACCCTTTTCGAAGAGTCCGGACATCTCAATCAACGTACCGCAGACTTTGTCAAGGATTACGTTATGCGCTTCCTGCAGTTGACCGACGAGGCCTTTAGAGCCAAGAACGGCTAGCGGTATCCCCAGCCAACACACATCACGCCCTCTACGAAGTACTCAAAGACTCCTAGAGGGCGTTCACAATGACACAAACCCCGGATTCAGGCTCATCCTTGAGTTACCTGAATCCGGGGTTTCATGCGCGCTCGCCACCACACATGTGGCAGCAGCGCGTTACAAGCGGGAGATTACTTCTCCTCGGAAGCTTCTGCAGCGTCCTCTTCTTCGATTTCACCGAAGTACTGGTCAACGTCAACCTTGTTGCCCTCTTCATCGGTGACCTCGGCGCGGCAGATAGCCATAGCCAGGGCCTTGCCGCGGCGAACATCGGAGAACAGGTTGCCCAGCTGGTTGCTGGACTGCAGCTGCTGGATGAACTGGTTCGGATCCATGCCGTAGGACTGGGCGGTGAACAAGATGTGGTCGGTCAGCTCCTGCTGGGACACCTCCGGCTCCTCAACCTCAGCCAGGGAGTCGAGGAAGAGCTGGGTACGCACGGACTCTTCAGCGGACTTGCGGGCCTCAGCGTCGAACTCCTCACGGGTGGTGCCCTGCGCCTCGAGCAGCTGTGCCAGAGCCTTCTCGTCGTGAGCCATCTGGCCCATGACCTGGTGCAGCTGAGCGTGGACCTGCTCATCAACGATGGAGGTCGGCAGCTCGAAGGACACCTCATCGAGAGCGGCCTTCAGGACCTCATCGCGAATGTTGGCAGCCTGCTCGGACTTCTTGGTCTCCTCGACGCGAGTCTTGGTGTTCTCGCGCAGCTCGTCCATGGTGTCGAACTCGGACGCCATCTGAGCAAACTCGTCATCGAGCTCCGGCAGCTTGCGCTCCTTGGTCTGCTGGACGTGGACCTTGACGGTGGCCTCGTCGCCCTCGTGCTCACCGGACTGGATGGTGGTGGTGAACTCGTTGTCCTCGTCGGTCTTCATGCCGCGCAGAGCGGTGTCGAGGCCCTTGATGAGGTTGTCATCACCGATGCGGTAGGTCATGCCCTCGTGGGATGCTTCCTCCAGCTTGGTGCCGTCAACCTCGGTGGTGATGTCGATGACAGCGAAGTCACCGGT is a genomic window of Corynebacterium singulare containing:
- a CDS encoding ATP-dependent Clp protease proteolytic subunit codes for the protein MSEKISMNSSSTGMNLSDSVYERLLRERIIFLGTQVDDEIANKLCAQILLLSAEDPTRDISLYINSPGGSVTAGMAIYDTMKYSPCDVATYGMGLAASMGQFLLSGGTKGKRYALPHARIMMHQPSAGVGGTAADIAIQAEQFAQTKREMAELIAEHTGQTFEQITKDSDRDRWFTAQQAKEYGIVDHVIESVNGPISN
- a CDS encoding metal-dependent transcriptional regulator, giving the protein MSVSELSTSTQNYLKAIWGLKEWSSEPVTATLIAKQLGLKLSSVSDAVRKMAKQGLVSHTPYGSVELTELGRQYALVMVRRHRLLESFLVQALGYTWDEVHDEAENLEHAVSDMLIERVDKFLDYPTRDPHGDPIPTVDGQITIPSAHRLTDSGAQSQVTVERISDSDPQLLKFLEERGIVTGAVLSTREGAPFSDSLEIQVAGSTQWVVLGRPATDAVFVAHHNL
- the nrdI gene encoding class Ib ribonucleoside-diphosphate reductase assembly flavoprotein NrdI is translated as MAKARMSRIAMSDSPDLVYFSSVSENTKRFVERLDRPAVRIPLRPKKTGMIQVSHPYVLIVPTYGGGSLKRAVPKQVIDFLNDPINRSFIRGVITSGNTNFGSAYCVAGRIISAKCHVPELYHFELLGTQRDIAAVKQGLQKFWEQQKQLTMTPH
- the nrdE gene encoding class 1b ribonucleoside-diphosphate reductase subunit alpha, coding for MWPLDATPTQTNGATPRTASADNAGGVGKRKSYHALNAQLNLFDASGKIQFDKDIQAAQDYVTHHVAPRMHQFDSTKQRLEWLVDNEYYERDFLELYDDAFLCAMYDRAHRAKHQFRTFLGAFKFFTSYALKTFDGSRFLEGYEERVATTALYLAQGDEELAEKLVDDIMTGRFQPATPTFLNAGKAQRGEMVSCFLLRIEDNLESIGRCVNSALQLSKRGGGVALLLSNLRESGAPIKKIENQASGVVPVMKILEDSFSYANQLGARQGAGAVYLHAHHPDILRFLDTKRENADEKVRIKTLSLGVVIPDITFRLAKENKDMHLFSPYDIAREYGVAMSDMSITEYYDELVANPRISHTTIKAREFFTTLAELQFESGYPYILFEDTVNRANPLKGHINMSNLCSEILQVNTPSTYGASGDYTTVGQDISCNLGSLNIAKAFESPDFGETVETAVRALTKVSDLTNIEAVPSIAHGNASMHAIGLGQMNLHGFLASQRIPYGCAEALDFTNIYFLTVTYHALRASHALAVEKGQRFTGFEESTYATGAYFDKYIDQDWAPATEHVKQLFHEAGVQIPQREDWLRLKNQVMRDGIYNAYLQAVPPTGSISYINDSTASIHPIASKIEIRKEGRLGRVYYPAPEMTNDNLEYFDDSYAVGYEKIIDTYAMATQHVDQGLSLTLFFTADTTTRDINKAQIYAWKAGIKTLYYIRLRQSALQGTEVEGCVSCAL
- the nrdF gene encoding class 1b ribonucleoside-diphosphate reductase subunit beta, translated to MSSTSNSAELTSISVTPPSYRHDPSARIRAINWNRVSDDKDLEVWNRLTANFWLPEKVPLSNDLPAWQKMTPEERNLTMRVFTGLTTLDTVQATVGEICQIQDARTEHEEAVYTNIAFMQSVHARSYSSVFSTLSSTKEIDEAYRWAVNNDLLQARAKKVLAHYFGPDPLKRKVSSTLLSSLLLYAGFYLPLHFSVHATLTNTADMIRLILRDKAVHGYYSGYKYQRGLESTTPLRQKEMHDFTISLLEELYALELDYSGELYEPLGLMDDVAVFVRYNANKALMNLGYPDYFPPEETEVNPEILAALAPGADENHDFFSGSGSSYVIGTAEETSDDDWDF
- a CDS encoding NADPH-dependent FMN reductase, which produces MTTPRISVIVGSLRRESFARKIAHEVLTMIPEGYEANIVEIRDLPLYDFDYDDPAVTDKPTPAEYTTFRETIKNSSGILFITPENNRTIPACLKNAVDIGSKPNSDVAWKNLPAGIISHSVGRMGGYSSQKNLRLALSYFDMPLPGQPEVFLGQSPTLFEESGHLNQRTADFVKDYVMRFLQLTDEAFRAKNG
- the tig gene encoding trigger factor, producing MKTTVDKLSDTRVKLTVNVPFAELDKEIAQAYAAIAQQVSIPGFRKGKAPRQLIDARFGRGPILEQVVNDMLPSRYEQAVEENELKVIGQPEIDIAKLEDNDFVEFTAEVDVRPEFEVPDFSKIAVKVPALEISDEDVDKALEDLAERFGELKDTKRKMKTGDFAVIDITTEVDGTKLEEASHEGMTYRIGDDNLIKGLDTALRGMKTDEDNEFTTTIQSGEHEGDEATVKVHVQQTKERKLPELDDEFAQMASEFDTMDELRENTKTRVEETKKSEQAANIRDEVLKAALDEVSFELPTSIVDEQVHAQLHQVMGQMAHDEKALAQLLEAQGTTREEFDAEARKSAEESVRTQLFLDSLAEVEEPEVSQQELTDHILFTAQSYGMDPNQFIQQLQSSNQLGNLFSDVRRGKALAMAICRAEVTDEEGNKVDVDQYFGEIEEEDAAEASEEK